Proteins encoded by one window of Emticicia oligotrophica DSM 17448:
- a CDS encoding glycosyltransferase family 2 protein — protein MNTIEIIFWLLIGLTFYAYIGYGILIWIMVKIKRLFVKSKSYNPNFLPEVTLLIAAYNEEDCIEAKIENSLSLNYPKEKLKIAFVTDGSTDRTAEIISKNSAITLYHKDGRSGKMAAINRVMPLVSTPITIYSDANAMLNADAVREIVKHFEDEKVGVVAGEKRIMKTTGKTAEVGEGIYWKYEGFLKRLDSELYSTVGAAGELYAIRTSLFEELEADTLLDDFVLSLRICQKGYVTAYEPNAFATETASLNSSEELKRKIRICAGGFQSVVRMPKLLNPFKNGLLTFQYISHRVLRWVAVPFALILILGLNISLFEYNEIYKILLFGQILFYSMAILGFYFERAGKKVKVLYVPYYFSLMNYSALAGFKRFLNNQQKVVWEKAIRS, from the coding sequence ATGAATACTATTGAAATTATTTTTTGGCTGTTAATTGGATTAACTTTTTATGCCTACATCGGCTACGGAATTTTGATTTGGATAATGGTTAAAATTAAACGATTATTCGTTAAGAGCAAATCTTACAATCCAAACTTTCTACCAGAAGTTACCTTGCTAATTGCTGCCTATAATGAAGAAGATTGTATTGAAGCAAAAATCGAAAATTCTTTATCTTTAAACTATCCAAAAGAGAAGTTGAAGATTGCATTTGTGACGGATGGTTCAACTGATAGAACTGCTGAAATTATATCAAAAAATTCTGCCATTACACTTTATCACAAGGATGGTAGAAGTGGTAAAATGGCTGCTATAAATAGAGTGATGCCACTTGTCAGTACACCAATTACAATTTATTCTGATGCTAATGCGATGCTAAATGCTGATGCTGTGAGAGAAATTGTTAAGCATTTTGAAGATGAGAAAGTTGGTGTTGTTGCAGGTGAAAAAAGAATTATGAAAACAACCGGAAAAACAGCTGAGGTGGGAGAGGGCATCTATTGGAAGTATGAAGGCTTTTTGAAGAGATTAGATTCAGAACTCTATTCTACCGTTGGAGCTGCAGGTGAACTTTATGCAATTAGAACTAGTCTTTTTGAGGAATTAGAAGCAGATACTTTATTAGATGATTTTGTATTATCGTTAAGAATTTGTCAAAAAGGATATGTGACTGCCTACGAGCCTAATGCTTTTGCTACTGAAACTGCGTCATTAAATAGTTCAGAAGAACTCAAAAGAAAAATCAGAATTTGTGCTGGGGGATTTCAATCAGTCGTCAGAATGCCTAAGTTATTAAATCCATTTAAAAATGGATTGCTTACTTTTCAATATATTTCGCACCGAGTTTTAAGATGGGTTGCAGTGCCATTTGCCTTGATTTTAATTCTTGGTTTAAATATTTCACTTTTTGAATATAATGAAATTTATAAAATTTTGCTCTTTGGACAGATTTTATTCTATTCAATGGCTATATTAGGTTTCTATTTTGAACGTGCTGGCAAGAAAGTTAAAGTTTTGTACGTGCCTTATTATTTTTCATTAATGAATTATTCGGCATTGGCAGGGTTTAAGCGTTTTTTAAACAATCAACAAAAAGTTGTTTGGGAAAAGGCAATTCGTTCTTGA
- a CDS encoding glycosyltransferase family 4 protein, which produces MIIGIEAQRIFRPKKHGMDIYALELIRAIHKIDKENQYVVFVKPDTDICLKSSDNLKVVEVEGKTYVDWEQVSLPKAIEQEKIDLMHFTSNTASVKISCPFVLTLHDIIYLEKFLSQGSLYQIAGHFYRRWNVPKIAPKAKFIFTVSEFEKIQIQKALGVNFDRIQVVYNAYNQQFRVIDEQQELDKVRVKYSLPQEFIFFLGNQAPKKNMKRVLEAYAQYVDSTENPIKLVVAESSQTDLMNLLNEINRKDLSSNIILTGYVKHAELPFIYNLAKLFLYPSLRESFGIPIIEAMACGTPVITSNTSAMPEVADDAAVLINPMDTSSITQAIRKVLGSDSLYNDLKNKGLNRAKAFSWESTAEKTINFYRAVLNSESIKSL; this is translated from the coding sequence ATGATTATAGGAATTGAAGCACAAAGAATTTTTCGCCCGAAAAAGCATGGCATGGACATTTATGCACTTGAACTAATCAGAGCAATTCATAAGATAGATAAGGAAAATCAGTATGTGGTTTTTGTAAAACCAGATACTGATATATGCTTAAAATCAAGTGATAACTTAAAAGTGGTTGAAGTTGAAGGCAAGACCTATGTTGATTGGGAGCAGGTATCACTTCCTAAGGCAATTGAGCAAGAGAAAATAGATTTAATGCATTTTACTTCAAATACTGCTTCTGTAAAAATTAGCTGTCCGTTTGTACTTACGCTTCATGACATTATTTATTTAGAGAAGTTTCTTTCACAAGGGTCTTTATACCAAATTGCAGGACACTTTTATAGAAGATGGAATGTGCCGAAAATTGCTCCCAAAGCAAAATTTATTTTTACAGTATCTGAATTTGAAAAAATACAAATTCAAAAGGCACTTGGTGTAAATTTTGATAGAATACAAGTTGTTTATAATGCTTATAATCAGCAGTTTAGAGTAATTGACGAACAGCAGGAATTAGATAAAGTAAGAGTCAAATATTCACTCCCACAGGAATTTATTTTTTTCTTAGGTAATCAAGCCCCTAAGAAAAATATGAAAAGAGTCCTAGAAGCTTACGCTCAATATGTTGATTCAACTGAAAATCCAATAAAATTAGTTGTAGCTGAAAGTTCTCAAACTGATTTAATGAACCTCCTCAATGAAATTAATCGAAAAGATTTATCTTCAAATATTATACTGACAGGTTATGTTAAGCATGCCGAGTTACCATTTATCTATAACTTGGCTAAGTTATTTTTATACCCTTCTTTGCGAGAAAGCTTCGGAATTCCAATCATTGAAGCAATGGCTTGCGGAACACCAGTAATTACATCAAATACCAGTGCAATGCCTGAAGTAGCCGATGACGCAGCTGTGTTAATAAATCCAATGGATACATCTTCAATTACTCAAGCAATTAGGAAGGTTTTAGGAAGTGATAGTCTGTATAATGATTTAAAAAACAAAGGTTTAAATCGGGCGAAGGCTTTTTCATGGGAAAGTACAGCCGAAAAGACTATCAATTTTTATCGTGCTGTTCTTAATTCAGAATCAATTAAATCGCTGTAA